In one Desulfosalsimonas propionicica genomic region, the following are encoded:
- a CDS encoding PAS domain-containing hybrid sensor histidine kinase/response regulator: MDSSPDCKNSQQQIQRLQEENNALKKQVKNLKDQRDTYRQLIENLNEVLYLTDFDATVTYITPNVEKISGYRPDEIIGRCYIDFVCPEDLPNRLDFFEKVASGKGVATEYRYLTKDGGYVWVMSNARGIFQNGEITGIQGMLVDITERKNMEQALQESEQRYRNILESIEDGFYEIDMDHKILFCNQALCRILGCSREELIGMPAKNFMDQKNRKKISRAVMSVNKTGEPWRFIDWELIGKDGSIRHIESSLTLVKDDQASPLKYRGIARDVTERKIAEKEKQRLQARLRHAHQMEAIGTLAGGIAHDFNNILSSVIGYAELTKDHLEKDSLPHQNLARINEAGLRAKDLIRQILTLARPIEEDARPVSVVSMIKEALKMLRSTLPSSIDLVENISDNNLMINADPTQLHQIIINLATNAKHAMENGVGTMTVTIEATRFDNSIQNRNPGLRPGDYAHIAVSDTGAGIPEKHINRIFEPYFTTREKGLGTGLGLSIVHGIVKSHNGYIEAESRVGKGSTFHVYFPLIRGKKPQPGNLNKTALPRGSECILLVDDELPIVEMEQQSLASLGYTIIARTSSMEALQAFKAQPGKIDLVITDMTMPTMTGDMLAREFKKLRPEMPIILCTGFSEHIEKKNGNPEIDAFLLKPVLRDKMAGTVRKVLDGAGNES; the protein is encoded by the coding sequence ATGGATTCAAGCCCTGATTGCAAAAATTCCCAGCAGCAAATCCAGCGCCTGCAGGAGGAAAACAATGCCCTCAAAAAACAGGTAAAAAATCTCAAAGATCAGCGGGACACCTATCGCCAGCTCATCGAAAACCTCAATGAAGTCCTGTATCTCACTGATTTCGATGCCACAGTGACCTACATCACACCCAATGTGGAAAAAATCAGTGGCTACAGGCCTGATGAAATCATCGGCCGCTGCTATATCGACTTTGTCTGTCCCGAAGACCTGCCCAACCGGCTTGACTTTTTTGAAAAAGTCGCCTCAGGCAAGGGGGTGGCAACGGAATACCGCTACCTGACCAAAGACGGCGGGTATGTGTGGGTGATGTCCAACGCCCGGGGCATTTTCCAAAACGGAGAAATCACCGGCATTCAGGGAATGCTGGTGGATATTACCGAACGAAAAAATATGGAGCAGGCCCTTCAGGAAAGCGAACAAAGATACCGAAACATCCTTGAAAGCATCGAGGATGGATTTTATGAAATTGACATGGACCATAAGATCCTGTTCTGCAACCAGGCCCTTTGCAGGATACTTGGCTGTTCCAGGGAGGAATTGATTGGAATGCCGGCCAAAAATTTCATGGATCAAAAAAACAGGAAAAAAATCTCCCGGGCCGTGATGTCTGTGAACAAAACCGGCGAACCCTGGCGATTTATCGATTGGGAATTGATCGGAAAAGACGGCTCGATCCGCCATATCGAAAGCTCTCTTACCCTTGTAAAAGATGACCAGGCAAGCCCTTTGAAATACAGGGGCATCGCCCGGGATGTGACCGAACGCAAAATCGCCGAGAAAGAAAAACAACGCCTTCAGGCCCGGCTTCGCCACGCCCATCAGATGGAAGCCATCGGCACCCTGGCCGGCGGCATTGCCCATGATTTTAACAACATCCTTTCATCGGTTATCGGGTATGCCGAGCTTACGAAGGATCATTTGGAAAAAGACTCGCTGCCTCATCAGAACCTGGCCAGGATAAACGAGGCCGGCCTGCGGGCCAAAGACCTGATTCGACAGATCCTCACCCTTGCCCGGCCGATAGAAGAAGACGCCCGCCCTGTTTCTGTCGTCTCTATGATCAAAGAGGCCCTGAAAATGCTTCGCTCCACCCTGCCCTCGTCCATTGACCTGGTGGAAAACATTTCCGATAATAACCTGATGATCAATGCAGATCCCACCCAGCTTCACCAGATAATCATCAACCTGGCCACCAACGCCAAGCATGCCATGGAAAATGGCGTGGGGACAATGACAGTAACGATTGAAGCCACCCGCTTTGACAATAGCATCCAAAACAGAAACCCCGGTCTGAGACCGGGGGACTATGCTCATATCGCAGTAAGCGATACCGGTGCCGGCATACCCGAAAAACACATCAACCGCATATTCGAGCCCTATTTCACCACCCGGGAAAAAGGACTGGGAACGGGCCTGGGTCTGTCCATTGTCCACGGAATCGTCAAAAGCCACAACGGATACATCGAGGCTGAAAGCCGGGTGGGCAAAGGATCAACCTTTCATGTATACTTTCCGCTTATCCGGGGAAAGAAACCACAACCCGGGAATTTAAATAAAACAGCCCTCCCGCGGGGTTCGGAATGCATCCTCCTGGTTGACGACGAACTGCCCATTGTTGAAATGGAACAGCAAAGCCTGGCGAGTCTGGGCTATACGATCATTGCCCGCACCAGCAGCATGGAGGCGCTGCAGGCGTTTAAGGCACAACCCGGAAAAATCGACCTGGTGATAACGGATATGACCATGCCGACCATGACCGGCGACATGCTGGCAAGGGAGTTCAAAAAACTGCGGCCTGAAATGCCCATTATTTTGTGTACCGGGTTTAGCGAACACATTGAGAAAAAAAACGGCAATCCGGAAATTGACGCATTTTTGCTAAAGCCGGTGCTCAGGGACAAAATGGCCGGGACAGTTCGAAAGGTGCTGGATGGGGCCGGAAACGAATCCTGA